A stretch of Desulfobacter hydrogenophilus DNA encodes these proteins:
- a CDS encoding IS6 family transposase has translation MILKNLFKWRHFEKKIILLNVRWYLRYALSYRDLEEMMLERGIKVDHTTIYRWVQRYSPEIEKRCRSHLRPTNDSYRVDETYIKVKGKWKYLYRAVDSQGNTIDFILRAKRDTKAAKRFFRKALKASHTSTPRVITVDKNRAYPAAIKELKEEGFLPETCEVRQIKYLNNIVEQDHRFIKRRVKPGLGFQSFHTAWRTLRGYETMHMIRKGSVEKNLKEKSKCLILLNMYLYSVKN, from the coding sequence ATGATTTTAAAAAATCTGTTCAAATGGCGTCATTTTGAAAAAAAGATTATCCTTCTAAATGTTCGGTGGTATTTGCGTTATGCCCTTAGCTACCGGGATCTGGAAGAAATGATGCTGGAACGGGGGATAAAGGTTGACCACACGACCATATACCGGTGGGTTCAACGTTATTCCCCAGAAATTGAGAAACGGTGCCGGTCTCACCTTCGTCCGACAAATGATTCATACCGGGTCGATGAGACCTATATAAAGGTCAAGGGAAAGTGGAAGTACCTGTACCGGGCGGTTGATTCTCAAGGAAATACAATCGATTTCATACTGCGCGCGAAAAGAGATACCAAGGCTGCCAAACGGTTTTTTCGGAAAGCCTTAAAAGCCTCACATACGTCAACACCCCGGGTAATTACGGTTGATAAGAACCGCGCTTATCCTGCAGCGATCAAGGAACTCAAAGAGGAAGGATTCCTTCCGGAAACTTGTGAAGTCAGACAAATCAAGTACTTGAACAATATCGTTGAACAGGATCATCGGTTTATCAAGCGGCGGGTTAAACCCGGCCTCGGCTTTCAATCCTTTCACACGGCTTGGAGGACGCTCAGGGGGTATGAGACGATGCACATGATTCGAAAGGGCTCTGTTGAAAAAAATTTGAAGGAAAAGAGTAAGTGTTTGATCTTATTGAATATGTACCTTTACAGCGTGAAAAATTAA
- a CDS encoding DUF6399 domain-containing protein produces the protein MHNRLIPGFYLHKVAQKETDPEKRGKIRQKSQELLSVLKDKTGPLSGFDDCEIDFMVRTAKECAGLFQRSSSCVEGRNAQLSLHHHGMHRLSDRKMKGLTVIHNFHLKRPDGTTAAERFFENKPINMFEWLVENMPLPARPRSRIKMVS, from the coding sequence ATGCACAACCGGTTGATTCCGGGCTTTTACCTCCACAAAGTTGCCCAAAAGGAGACGGACCCCGAAAAAAGAGGGAAAATTCGACAAAAATCACAGGAATTACTTTCAGTTTTGAAGGACAAAACCGGGCCTCTTTCCGGATTTGATGATTGTGAAATCGACTTCATGGTAAGAACTGCCAAGGAGTGTGCTGGACTTTTTCAAAGATCAAGTTCCTGTGTAGAAGGACGAAATGCTCAACTATCTTTGCATCACCATGGAATGCACCGCCTGAGTGATCGAAAAATGAAGGGTTTGACAGTAATTCATAACTTCCATTTAAAAAGGCCTGACGGGACCACCGCGGCAGAACGATTTTTTGAAAACAAACCGATCAACATGTTTGAATGGCTTGTTGAAAATATGCCTTTACCTGCAAGGCCAAGAAGTAGAATAAAGATGGTGAGTTAG
- a CDS encoding helix-turn-helix transcriptional regulator yields the protein MTITYSESSQKANLKKRWDRDDVSMKIIDFQTHKEKLSQREFAKDNGVPRTTLQNWLNRMNRIDADPSMVSFFESPAGVKFLHILIQALHFGG from the coding sequence ATGACCATTACATACTCTGAGTCTTCTCAAAAAGCAAATCTGAAAAAGAGGTGGGATAGAGACGACGTCTCCATGAAAATTATTGATTTTCAAACCCACAAAGAAAAACTCAGCCAGCGGGAGTTTGCTAAAGATAACGGTGTTCCCCGTACGACGCTCCAAAATTGGCTGAACCGTATGAACCGAATTGATGCGGATCCGTCCATGGTCTCTTTTTTTGAGAGCCCGGCAGGGGTTAAATTTTTACATATCCTGATTCAGGCTCTCCATTTTGGGGGTTGA
- a CDS encoding ATP-binding protein: MIKPELHKLKNWKSWLKGIYDKEGIPPSILVTGSARLDTYKKVGDSLAGRFFQFRLHPLDLKEINTYLKPDDLEIELDKLLSIGGFPEPFLNGTTRFYNRWKKSHLDIILKQDLIDLENVQQITQIETLIQLLKHRVGSPISYSSLAQDLQCSDKTVKRWLTILENMYVLFKVPPFHKNIARAIQKAPKFYFYDTGQVIGEQGVKLENAVACAIQKELHFREDCLGEEGKLYYVKNKDGKKIDFCISKNNTPSLLVEVKWNDNNLSPNFDLFKKFFPEIKMVQVSKKLNREKTFPNGADTRLASKWLSKLTLS, translated from the coding sequence ATGATCAAGCCCGAACTGCATAAGCTGAAAAACTGGAAATCATGGCTGAAGGGAATTTATGACAAGGAAGGCATCCCGCCATCAATACTTGTTACAGGCAGCGCCAGGTTAGATACTTATAAAAAAGTGGGTGATTCCTTGGCAGGGCGATTTTTCCAATTTAGGTTGCACCCTTTGGATCTTAAAGAAATCAACACTTATTTGAAACCAGACGACCTTGAAATTGAGCTGGACAAACTTTTATCGATTGGCGGCTTTCCTGAACCTTTTTTAAATGGAACAACCCGTTTTTATAACCGTTGGAAAAAATCTCATCTTGATATCATTTTAAAACAAGATCTCATTGACCTTGAGAATGTTCAGCAGATCACTCAGATTGAAACGTTGATTCAATTGTTAAAACACCGGGTGGGAAGCCCAATTTCATATAGTTCCCTGGCCCAGGATCTGCAATGTTCAGACAAAACAGTAAAAAGGTGGTTAACGATACTTGAAAACATGTATGTGCTTTTTAAGGTACCTCCCTTTCATAAAAATATCGCCAGGGCTATTCAAAAAGCGCCTAAATTTTACTTTTATGATACGGGGCAGGTTATAGGTGAGCAGGGTGTTAAGCTGGAAAATGCCGTAGCATGCGCCATTCAAAAAGAGTTGCATTTCCGGGAGGATTGCCTGGGTGAAGAAGGAAAGCTGTATTATGTGAAAAATAAGGATGGCAAAAAAATTGATTTCTGTATTTCAAAAAACAACACTCCTTCCCTGTTAGTAGAGGTTAAATGGAACGACAATAACTTGAGCCCAAATTTTGATTTATTTAAAAAATTTTTCCCTGAAATAAAAATGGTCCAAGTTTCTAAAAAACTTAACAGGGAAAAGACTTTTCCAAACGGGGCAGACACCAGGCTTGCATCAAAATGGTTGTCAAAATTAACCTTATCCTGA
- a CDS encoding ADP-ribosylglycohydrolase family protein has translation MKDNARAMVKASLAADSLALGVHWIYDAETIKSDHGVVDQLMAPGLDSYHPTKKKGDFTHYGDQTLVLLKSVANSGRFDLNDFFEQWKVFFENYNGYFDSATKTTLKNIVKKKGPFDCGSLSNDIAGAARIPPLILSLYNHPDQLIEAARTQTQMTHKDTNTVDAAVFFSLLVVECLKGTPPSEAMKSLSQGRFSDSPISMWTQQGLDAADQESVPTIIRFGQSCSILDAFPGIVQVITRHENDLSGAAIQSVMAGGDNAARAAIVAMVLAAYRGLDDKTREWAEGLNQKETISACLEKIV, from the coding sequence ATGAAAGACAATGCACGGGCCATGGTCAAAGCATCCCTGGCAGCAGATTCTCTGGCACTTGGGGTCCACTGGATTTATGATGCAGAAACAATCAAATCAGATCACGGCGTTGTAGATCAATTAATGGCACCCGGTCTGGACTCTTACCATCCCACCAAAAAGAAAGGTGATTTCACCCATTATGGGGATCAGACCCTGGTTCTACTCAAATCCGTAGCAAATTCAGGCCGCTTTGATCTCAATGATTTTTTTGAGCAGTGGAAGGTCTTTTTTGAAAACTACAACGGGTATTTTGATTCAGCGACAAAAACCACATTAAAAAATATCGTCAAAAAAAAAGGGCCCTTTGACTGTGGCTCCCTGTCCAATGATATTGCCGGGGCAGCAAGAATCCCCCCGTTGATTTTAAGCCTGTACAATCATCCTGATCAATTGATTGAAGCAGCCAGGACCCAGACCCAAATGACCCACAAGGATACAAATACCGTTGACGCGGCGGTTTTCTTTTCACTGCTGGTTGTGGAATGCCTCAAGGGAACACCGCCTTCTGAAGCCATGAAAAGCCTTTCCCAAGGTCGTTTTTCGGATTCTCCAATTTCAATGTGGACCCAACAGGGGTTGGACGCGGCTGATCAGGAAAGCGTTCCGACGATTATCCGGTTCGGTCAGTCCTGTTCGATCCTTGACGCCTTTCCAGGCATCGTTCAGGTCATTACCAGACATGAGAACGATCTCTCCGGCGCTGCCATTCAATCGGTCATGGCCGGCGGGGACAATGCCGCCCGGGCCGCGATAGTGGCCATGGTGCTGGCCGCTTACAGAGGACTGGATGACAAAACCCGGGAGTGGGCAGAAGGATTGAACCAGAAAGAAACCATCAGCGCCTGCCTGGAAAAAATCGTTTAG
- a CDS encoding tetratricopeptide repeat protein: MKKAAKDDFEHIFQKSYISHKSGKFFEAEKGYRKILEMKPEWGAPMSALGILYLDQNRPEKAKPLFEKAAGLTPPDLSACYQLGRLKQMENDHQGAIPLYQQMLEQQPEAGLIWNNLGVAYRETGKPDDAMESFRASVRFAPEMAEAWNNLGVTLDEQGQVEQALNAYQKAIEIQPDYVSPHLNIGIMLQKLERFKEAETHYRKVLESQPQNEIAQFMLQSICGGDTPPDAAPVAHVRSIFNQCAQNFESILVEKLEYKTPELLFHMVRPYLTENMEILDLGCGTGLGAVLYQPFAKSLTGVDISEKMLEKAAEKKLYSCLEVFDILQAWVFPVKFDLIYSSDVFVYFGDLEQIIKSAAASLAPGGKLAFSVEKLKDNLKSYELYPSGRYAHSQKYIQTCLNRHGFKPLALDSTDIRKQSGAPVKGFLIVAEK, from the coding sequence ATGAAAAAGGCAGCAAAGGACGATTTCGAACATATTTTTCAGAAATCATACATCAGTCACAAGTCGGGCAAATTTTTCGAGGCGGAAAAAGGCTACAGGAAAATCCTGGAGATGAAACCGGAGTGGGGGGCGCCGATGAGTGCGCTCGGAATTCTGTACCTGGATCAGAACCGGCCGGAGAAAGCCAAACCGTTATTTGAAAAAGCAGCCGGTCTCACCCCACCGGATTTGTCTGCATGTTATCAATTGGGCCGGTTGAAACAGATGGAAAATGATCATCAAGGTGCCATCCCTTTATATCAGCAGATGCTTGAACAGCAGCCCGAGGCCGGCCTGATATGGAATAATTTGGGCGTGGCTTACCGGGAAACGGGGAAACCGGATGATGCAATGGAAAGTTTTCGTGCGTCTGTCCGGTTTGCGCCTGAAATGGCTGAAGCATGGAACAATCTGGGTGTGACCCTGGATGAGCAAGGTCAGGTAGAGCAGGCGTTAAACGCATATCAAAAGGCCATTGAAATTCAGCCGGATTATGTCTCCCCCCACTTGAATATCGGAATCATGCTTCAAAAACTCGAACGGTTCAAAGAAGCCGAAACCCATTACCGGAAGGTGCTTGAAAGTCAGCCGCAAAATGAAATCGCACAATTCATGCTCCAGAGCATCTGCGGGGGGGATACCCCGCCTGATGCCGCACCGGTGGCCCATGTTCGCAGTATTTTTAACCAGTGTGCCCAAAATTTTGAATCCATTTTGGTTGAAAAACTGGAATATAAAACCCCGGAACTTCTGTTCCATATGGTGCGTCCCTATCTAACCGAAAATATGGAGATCCTGGATCTTGGCTGCGGCACAGGGCTGGGTGCCGTGCTGTACCAGCCGTTTGCAAAAAGCCTGACCGGTGTCGACATATCGGAAAAGATGCTCGAAAAAGCGGCTGAAAAGAAACTTTACAGCTGCCTGGAGGTATTTGATATTCTGCAGGCATGGGTGTTTCCTGTAAAATTTGATCTTATTTACAGCTCTGATGTCTTTGTCTATTTCGGAGATTTGGAACAAATTATCAAATCAGCAGCAGCATCCCTTGCGCCGGGTGGGAAACTTGCATTTTCAGTGGAAAAATTAAAAGACAATTTAAAAAGTTATGAGCTTTATCCCAGCGGTCGGTATGCACATTCCCAAAAATATATTCAGACCTGTCTGAACCGGCATGGATTCAAACCACTGGCATTGGACAGCACGGATATCCGGAAGCAGTCCGGGGCGCCGGTTAAGGGCTTTTTGATTGTGGCGGAAAAATAA
- a CDS encoding AI-2E family transporter, with the protein MNRDLIHPSFLLLLVFFISAVFLVMIKSFLMAILLAGIFSALAYPLYQRLNKWLKGRQAAASGITIMIIIFIVLLPLSGLLGIVTSQAIKVSQTATPWVQKQLSSPIAISQWLEDLPFYEHIAPYRETIYTKAGELVGAASQFFVNGLQAATMGTINFIFMVAILLYTMFFFLIDGDLLLEKILFYMPLEDKDERRLLDRFTSVARATIKGTVIIGVVQGGASGIAFAVVGIHSSVFWGAVMTVMSIIPGIGTALIWIPAGLWLAVQGMWFKAGALIVFCGLIVGSVDNLLRPRLVGKDTEMHDLLILFSTLGGIAMFGIIGIIIGPIIAALFVTIWDIYGVVFKDILPKVGS; encoded by the coding sequence ATGAATCGAGATCTGATCCATCCCTCATTTTTATTATTGCTGGTGTTTTTTATTTCAGCCGTTTTTCTTGTCATGATAAAATCTTTTCTCATGGCTATTCTGCTGGCGGGCATTTTTTCAGCCCTGGCCTATCCGTTGTACCAGCGGCTTAATAAATGGCTGAAGGGCAGACAGGCCGCAGCCTCCGGGATCACCATCATGATTATTATTTTTATTGTTCTTCTTCCCTTAAGTGGTCTTCTCGGCATTGTAACCAGCCAGGCCATTAAAGTGAGCCAGACAGCAACACCCTGGGTCCAGAAACAATTATCTTCGCCCATAGCCATTTCCCAGTGGCTGGAAGATTTGCCGTTTTATGAACACATAGCCCCCTACAGGGAAACTATCTACACCAAGGCCGGGGAACTGGTCGGTGCCGCAAGTCAGTTTTTTGTCAACGGGCTTCAGGCCGCCACCATGGGCACAATCAATTTTATATTTATGGTGGCCATTCTTTTGTACACCATGTTTTTTTTCCTCATAGACGGAGATCTGCTATTAGAGAAAATCCTATTTTACATGCCCCTGGAGGATAAGGATGAAAGACGGCTTCTTGACCGGTTTACCTCTGTGGCGCGCGCCACGATCAAGGGAACGGTCATCATCGGTGTTGTTCAGGGCGGGGCATCCGGCATTGCGTTTGCCGTGGTCGGCATCCACAGTTCTGTTTTCTGGGGTGCTGTCATGACAGTTATGTCCATTATACCCGGCATTGGGACCGCCTTGATATGGATTCCGGCAGGCCTCTGGCTGGCCGTCCAGGGCATGTGGTTCAAAGCCGGCGCTCTGATTGTCTTCTGCGGGCTGATCGTGGGAAGTGTTGACAATCTTTTGCGGCCCCGGCTTGTGGGTAAAGACACGGAAATGCACGATCTTTTGATTTTATTTTCCACCCTTGGCGGCATTGCCATGTTCGGTATTATCGGCATCATCATCGGTCCGATTATTGCCGCATTGTTTGTCACCATCTGGGATATTTACGGCGTTGTGTTTAAGGATATCCTGCCTAAGGTTGGATCGTAA
- a CDS encoding damage-control phosphatase ARMT1 family protein, protein MRHECYFCHIRTIEKLIDKFKPDEKVAEKFIFSVHKLIESNRELPNPQLATEIHRMAKVHLSNTNLYAEEKLKANDILLKEYPYWETIVNESENPFFTAAKLSVIGNIIDYGAQSVNDDISNQIESFFHKNLKIDMTPELKNEINKAKNILYLGDNCGEIVFDKLFIETMKHQNITFAVRGKPVINDATLEDANQVGIDKVCRVISNGYDAPSTLIEFCSDEFVEAYNNADLIISKGQGNFEGLMESSHPNQFFLLIAKCYPIADLLGVNKNDMVILKSVLGPRAL, encoded by the coding sequence ATGAGACACGAATGTTATTTCTGTCATATAAGGACAATTGAAAAACTTATTGATAAGTTTAAACCTGATGAAAAAGTTGCAGAAAAATTTATTTTTTCAGTCCACAAACTTATTGAATCTAATCGGGAACTTCCGAACCCCCAATTGGCAACTGAAATTCACCGCATGGCCAAGGTTCATCTTAGCAATACGAACCTATATGCCGAAGAAAAATTAAAGGCCAATGATATCCTTCTAAAAGAATACCCATATTGGGAAACTATAGTGAATGAAAGCGAAAATCCTTTTTTTACAGCGGCAAAACTGTCGGTTATCGGCAATATAATTGATTATGGCGCCCAAAGTGTTAATGACGACATCTCGAATCAGATTGAATCTTTTTTCCATAAAAATTTAAAAATTGACATGACGCCGGAATTAAAAAATGAAATCAATAAAGCTAAAAATATTTTGTACCTAGGCGATAATTGTGGTGAAATAGTTTTTGATAAATTATTTATTGAAACAATGAAGCATCAAAACATTACGTTTGCTGTACGGGGAAAACCTGTCATTAACGACGCAACACTTGAAGATGCGAATCAAGTAGGCATTGATAAAGTTTGCAGGGTTATTTCCAATGGTTATGATGCGCCTTCAACACTTATTGAATTTTGTTCAGATGAATTTGTAGAAGCATATAATAATGCTGATCTTATCATATCCAAAGGGCAGGGCAATTTTGAAGGTCTTATGGAAAGTTCCCATCCAAATCAATTTTTTCTGTTAATTGCAAAATGTTACCCAATAGCAGATTTACTGGGTGTGAATAAAAATGATATGGTCATTTTAAAATCAGTTTTAGGCCCGCGAGCCTTATGA
- a CDS encoding DUF362 domain-containing protein has product MPWINKESCTGCGICVDECPAGAICMENDIAFINDDECIRCGICHDVCPEDAARHDGERIPEDVQSNLAYAKKLLAHEYYANDNTKQKQLIERLKRFYTKHKKVAEKTIEQLEVLKNTEYL; this is encoded by the coding sequence ATGCCATGGATAAATAAAGAGTCGTGTACGGGATGCGGAATATGCGTTGATGAATGCCCTGCCGGGGCAATTTGTATGGAAAACGACATTGCGTTTATAAATGACGACGAATGTATTCGATGTGGCATTTGTCACGATGTATGCCCGGAGGATGCTGCGCGTCATGACGGAGAGCGAATCCCTGAAGATGTGCAATCAAATTTAGCTTACGCCAAAAAGTTGTTAGCGCATGAATATTATGCCAATGATAATACAAAGCAAAAGCAGCTTATCGAACGTTTAAAACGCTTTTATACTAAACATAAAAAAGTGGCGGAAAAAACCATTGAGCAGCTTGAAGTTCTGAAGAACACGGAATACCTATAA
- a CDS encoding glycerate kinase type-2 family protein: MNPSQPFSDLKAIYQAAIKRVNPYAMVQSRVSLDNNTLNIRLDNQNMHLSLDKFENIYVLGAGKATAPMARAMEEILGSKLSGGLISVKKGHTDTLNKIEIIEAGHPVPDENSRSAAQQIIKIASKGDETTLFINLISGGGSALLACPGECRDAAITLADKQKTTELLLACGAGINEINRVRKQLSGIKGGKLARHMYPATSVNMILSDVVGDDLSAIASGPTAPDGTTFAQALGIIKKYKLSSRLPARVAKVLESGALQKTAKNQISDDKIFSKVHNILLGNNLSALNAARQEAETLGYNTRVLSSRITGEAREIARVFSGMAQDIALGSLPPQRPACVLAGGETTVTIKGNGKGGRNQEMALSFLQELEAGPTGIENIFFLSGATDGNDGPTDAAGAFASQTVLEAGKKAGLDISEYLVQNDSYTYFDTAGHLFKPGPTNTNVCDLQILIIK, from the coding sequence ATGAATCCTTCACAACCATTTTCTGATCTGAAAGCCATATACCAGGCAGCAATCAAACGAGTGAACCCTTACGCCATGGTACAGTCAAGGGTAAGCCTGGACAACAACACCCTTAATATCCGTCTTGACAACCAAAATATGCACCTGTCCTTGGACAAATTTGAAAATATATATGTGCTTGGCGCAGGCAAGGCCACAGCACCCATGGCAAGGGCAATGGAAGAAATCCTTGGGTCGAAGCTGTCCGGAGGGCTCATTTCAGTTAAAAAAGGGCACACCGACACCTTAAACAAAATTGAAATCATTGAAGCAGGTCACCCGGTCCCGGACGAGAACAGCCGTTCGGCAGCACAGCAGATCATTAAGATTGCATCAAAAGGAGATGAAACCACTCTGTTCATCAATCTAATTTCCGGAGGCGGTTCCGCCCTTCTTGCCTGTCCGGGGGAATGCAGGGATGCAGCTATCACCCTTGCAGACAAACAGAAAACCACTGAACTTCTGCTGGCCTGCGGCGCCGGCATAAACGAAATCAATCGTGTGAGAAAACAGCTGTCCGGCATCAAGGGCGGAAAATTGGCCCGGCACATGTACCCTGCCACATCCGTGAATATGATCCTTTCCGATGTGGTGGGAGATGACCTTAGCGCCATTGCCTCGGGTCCCACAGCACCGGATGGCACCACTTTTGCCCAGGCCCTTGGCATTATCAAAAAATACAAATTGTCATCCAGGCTACCGGCAAGGGTGGCAAAGGTGCTTGAATCCGGTGCCCTGCAAAAAACAGCCAAAAATCAGATCAGTGATGATAAAATTTTTTCAAAGGTTCACAACATTCTTTTAGGCAATAATTTATCTGCCCTGAATGCCGCCCGGCAAGAGGCGGAAACCCTTGGTTACAATACCCGGGTGTTAAGCTCCCGGATTACCGGCGAAGCCCGGGAAATTGCCCGGGTCTTTTCCGGCATGGCCCAGGATATCGCCCTTGGCAGCCTGCCTCCCCAACGTCCGGCCTGCGTGCTTGCCGGTGGAGAAACCACGGTGACCATAAAGGGGAACGGTAAAGGTGGCCGGAACCAGGAAATGGCCCTGTCCTTTCTTCAGGAACTTGAAGCCGGCCCGACCGGAATTGAAAACATATTCTTTCTTTCCGGGGCCACGGACGGCAATGACGGCCCCACGGATGCGGCCGGGGCATTTGCATCCCAGACCGTGCTGGAAGCAGGAAAAAAAGCAGGTCTGGATATCAGTGAATACCTGGTCCAAAATGATTCATACACCTACTTTGATACGGCAGGGCATCTGTTTAAACCCGGCCCTACCAACACCAATGTGTGTGACCTTCAAATCCTTATTATAAAATAA
- a CDS encoding putative sulfate/molybdate transporter translates to METRQPRYLFNRNEFAGAMGDLGTILPIALGMILVNGLDPVGLFFSMGVFYIASGVYYGITVPVEPMKVIGTYAIATAMTAPQIQASAFLMFLCLVVIGATGSMDKFGKYIPRSVIRGIQLSTGLLLMVKGMKMILGKALLKGAEQVAEPYLTIQSAGFIPITLIIGICGIVVTLVFLNNKKLPAALIVIALGLLFGLILGTKQGINTLKPGLYFPHLFPHGFPALPDFTFALFAVVLPQLPMTLGNAVIAQADLSKDYFGDNAEKMTYTALCFSMAAGNLLSFIFGGMPMCHGAGGLAAHYRFGAKTAGSNLIIGGIMAGLALVLGAGFIYVLFLIPMSILGVLLVFAGGQLALTISDMHTRNELFVIVTIVALTLAANLAIGAIFGIILAYGIRRVPI, encoded by the coding sequence ATGGAAACCCGGCAACCCAGATACCTATTTAACCGAAACGAATTTGCAGGCGCCATGGGGGATCTTGGCACCATCCTGCCCATAGCACTTGGTATGATCCTGGTCAACGGCCTTGACCCCGTAGGGCTGTTTTTTTCCATGGGCGTCTTCTATATTGCCAGCGGTGTGTATTACGGCATCACCGTACCGGTGGAACCCATGAAGGTGATCGGCACCTATGCCATTGCCACTGCTATGACAGCGCCCCAGATCCAGGCATCTGCATTTCTCATGTTTCTCTGCCTTGTGGTGATCGGCGCCACAGGGTCCATGGACAAATTCGGGAAATACATCCCGCGATCCGTAATCCGGGGTATCCAGTTATCCACAGGACTTCTGCTCATGGTCAAGGGGATGAAAATGATCCTGGGCAAAGCCCTACTTAAAGGGGCTGAGCAGGTCGCGGAACCCTACCTTACGATTCAGTCCGCAGGTTTTATTCCCATCACCCTGATTATCGGCATTTGCGGAATCGTTGTTACCCTGGTCTTTTTAAACAATAAAAAACTGCCGGCCGCCCTTATCGTGATTGCCCTAGGCCTGTTATTCGGCCTGATTCTGGGCACGAAACAGGGCATTAACACCCTTAAACCGGGCCTGTATTTTCCCCACCTTTTCCCCCATGGATTTCCTGCCTTGCCGGACTTCACCTTTGCCTTGTTTGCCGTGGTTCTGCCCCAGCTACCCATGACCCTGGGCAATGCGGTAATCGCCCAGGCCGATCTTTCAAAGGACTATTTTGGAGACAATGCCGAAAAAATGACCTACACGGCATTGTGCTTTTCCATGGCTGCCGGTAATCTTTTAAGCTTTATTTTCGGGGGCATGCCCATGTGCCACGGGGCAGGCGGTCTTGCCGCCCACTACCGGTTCGGCGCCAAAACCGCAGGTTCAAATCTGATCATCGGCGGAATCATGGCAGGCCTTGCCCTGGTTCTGGGGGCAGGATTTATTTATGTGCTTTTTCTGATCCCCATGTCCATCCTAGGCGTATTGCTGGTATTTGCCGGAGGCCAGCTTGCCCTGACCATCAGCGACATGCACACCAGAAATGAATTATTTGTCATTGTGACCATCGTCGCCTTAACTCTTGCCGCCAACCTGGCCATAGGGGCTATTTTCGGAATTATTCTGGCATACGGAATAAGACGCGTCCCAATTTAA